The Cryobacterium roopkundense sequence CGTGCGTGCCATTGGGAGCTCCTTCAGCGACGTGATGCGATTGACGATAACAGGGGGCGACGATCTGGACTGAACCCCAAGCGGGGCTGATGGGTCAGAGCACCGGGTCCATCGAGCTCAGGTGACAGGCGTCGTTCCAGCCCTGCAGTACGCGGTTCTCGCGCTCCCAGCCCAGTGACGACACCGTCGCGGTACCCAGCCCCAGGTTGCGGCCGCCTGTGGCGGGCAGGCCCATCCAGCGCGCGGCCATGATACGCAGAAAATGGCCGTGGGCGAACACCGCAACCCGCCCTTCGGCGGCGAGGCATTTCTCGATCGCCGCGTCGGCACGGGCCCCCACCTCGTCGGCGGTTTCCCCGCCCTGGATCGGGTCGGTCCATACCGACCAGCCGGCGACCTCGGTGCGGATGTCGTCGGTGCGCCGTCCCTCGTACACGCCGTAGTCCCACTCGAGCACGCTGTCCTCGGCGATGCCCTGGGAACCGTAGCCGGCGCGCTCCATCGTCTCCCACG is a genomic window containing:
- a CDS encoding histidine phosphatase family protein, which encodes MTQNDIVLIRHGQTEWSITGQHTGRTDVPLTDFGRQQADALGGMLDGTHFDLVLSSPLVRAWETMERAGYGSQGIAEDSVLEWDYGVYEGRRTDDIRTEVAGWSVWTDPIQGGETADEVGARADAAIEKCLAAEGRVAVFAHGHFLRIMAARWMGLPATGGRNLGLGTATVSSLGWERENRVLQGWNDACHLSSMDPVL